Within the Cyprinus carpio isolate SPL01 chromosome B18, ASM1834038v1, whole genome shotgun sequence genome, the region tacagctgcgcatcacaaaaaataaattacagttagtaACAGATGTTCACAAtatgaaaacagctgttttaaattataatatcacttttacagtttttatcgtatatttttgatcaaatatatgcatttcTTGGTGTGAGCAAGAATCTaaatcaaacagtaaaaaaaaaaaaaaaaatattcttgccTACCCAAAAGTTTTGACCAGTAGCGAGAAAGATGCATATTAATGCTGCAAGGAATATCTAGAAGAAAAGAAAGATGCATATTAATGCTGCAAGATAATGCTCTTTGTCAGATGCATATGAGCATTCAGGAGTGAAAATAAGTCTCTTTCTCAACAGGCGCCAtccttctctcctctgtctgaATATGCGCCGCCTCCAAACCCGAGCGCGCATCACTTAATAGCCTCCAATCCGTTCGATGATGATTACAGCTCGCCGTCCCTGAAGCCTCTTCCTCATGCCAACCCTTATATTGGCCACCCGCATTGGTTCAGTGGCTATGGGCCGCCCAGAATGCCACCCAGGATGCCTTCTCCATACGGGGCTCCTTACCAGATGCGAAACCAGCCTCATCCGCTTTCCCAGAATCACATGGGCTCCAACCGGACACCAGGGTTTAATTACAGTGAAAACCCAAATTGCGGGCAGCCGcttagcagcagcagcaacaacgtCATGCACTTCAGACCACGTCCAGGAGAGCATGCCAATCTTCACAATCTGAACCAAAGAGCTAGTCCAGGTGGTCCGGATTTCGGTCCAGAGGGAAATCCATCACCACAAATCAccccaaacaacacaaaaacaacataaaaaccacAACCAATCCAGCACGCATAcacccaaacatgaaaaagaGTCCCCtcgcaaaaacaaaacaataaagaaaacaataatcaaaacacAAAGAGCTAAACATGCAAAAAGCATCAACGAAAAACTCAACGGTGTCCTTCACGCCAACAACGAAGCCTTGAAGAAGTCACCGCGATCCGCAGACGCCCGCAGGGGCGGCAATAACGGCGCTTTGAGCAATAATAAAGTTGTGAACAGAAGGAGCACTAACAAGATTCATGTGAACGTCTTCGTCTGAGTAAACACAGTGTTTTCTATCCGTTGTGGCAGTAGTCGTTCTCGTGCTCATAGTTAGGGCCCTGTTGTCATTTCTTCATTTATGGTTTTGTAGATGCTGATCATTTCACAGTTCACATGACTTTGTATATCCCGatcaattcatatttaaaataactacttcaTTACCACCAAATATATCTCTAGAGTAACTTACTTATATTGCATTTTGTAGTGGTCTTGTGTGTAACTGTTTGAGGGGTACTAGCATCTGGAAGCATATTTTTGTAGTTAGTGTCTTAGCGGACAAATCTTCTGGACGTGATGTGATAGAGTCTCTCTACGATTTGGAGTTTGCACGATTCTCTCCATTGGGGGcgatttttttttgggtttttttttttgttttctttttgttttttttgttttttgttttccaacaAGCGCTTGAGCCGGACTGATTTGTTTTATGATCAAATGAAGTAAAAATCTTGAATTAACAGAGCCAGAGAACAAGTTGAATCTTGGATATGGGAGAACACTTGATACTTTTGTAGTTTGCTGTTGTATATCCTGCTTTCTTGTACTGGGTCTATTTTGGCCAAGATTGAGGAGGTTTGCTTACAGTGAAGGCCTTTATCTGGGCATGATGCATGAaagatgcacaaaaaaaatacattgtacatAAGCAATAAACACTTTGTGCACCACcaaaattatcattaattatcTCCTAAAATTCATTGATTTTTATGACTCAATGTTCattggtgaatctcacaaaatctaaaaacaaaaacaaaacaaaagatgtcAAAACACaatccaaagcaaaaaaaaaaattaagttaaattacattttaaatgaaattttaaattaattttaaattaaattttacattaaattttaagttaaattacattttaaattaaattaaattttaaatgaaattacattttaaatgaaaattttaattaaatttgaaattaaatttaaattaaattttaaataaaaatgtaaattcaatttaaataaaacatttaaattaaattaaatattaaattaacttacatttttaattatgaattaaattttaaattaaattaaaacaataaaaaataaaatacagtaaatattgattagagtaaataaacattaaaaaagctcAAAGAAAGTACAATGAATAAGACAATTAAACAcgaactagtgtgtgtgtgtgtgaatgtataaaatgtatcGAAAACAAATCTGCATGAGGCAGAAATATTTCAATGTGCTgtattaagttaatttttaaatcGTTATAGTTCTTTCTGTTTTCAAGTTTACGAGTTGTAGCTGCATTGTGAAGGTGGGTctccaaaaatcaaaaatacagactaACAAGACAACCAAAGCATGGGGAGGTCATCATTCACTCCAAAggaaaattagattaaattacattgaagtaaactaaaaaatgtacattaaattattttaattaaattgttaataaaatgttaaaatctaaatattcaaattaaaattaaatacttaaaattaaagtATACGGAGTACATTTagtattaaagtaataaaaatttaaatttaaaaacattataaataaaagtacagttaaaatattgatttaggaaagaatgaaacattttaatgcatactTAGGAGGGTGGGTGggacaaaatttaaaattaattactgCATTAGATtaaaaagtttatgaaaaaagctCGGGGTGGATGCATTACCTGAACATGTTTTGGGAGTGAGATTCACCCCATATATCATCtcaaaatgcagatttttttttatgaaaagtttttttcctttgaatcatttttaaatcCGTTAGATCCGTGTTGTTCAGTTTTGGATGTGCCCGTTGTAACGTCACACGgtccccttgttttgtgttttgggtgCGCCGCTCCCTCAGAGATATTATCGTCTTTCCATCAAGTTGGGAAACATAGtggcgtcgtgaatgtaaacTTCATGTCTTGCACTCTGCTGTTTGATTTTCCCAGACAAGAGTGTTTGCCACACATTGTTGCTCTAAAAGATGNNNNNNNNNNNNNNNNNNNNNNNNNNNNNNNNNNNNNNNNNNNNNNNNNNNNNNNNNNNNNNNNNNNNNNNNNNNNNNNNNNNNNNNNNNNNNNNNNNNNNNNNNNNNNNNNNNNNNNNNNNNNNNNNNNNNNNNNNNNNNNNNNNNNNNNNNNNNNNNNNNNNNNNNNNNNNNNNNNNNNNNNNNNNNNNNNNNNNNNNNNNNNNNNNNNNNNNNNNNNNNNNNNNNNNNNNNNNNNNNNNNNNNNNNNNNNNNNNNNNNNNNNNNNNNNNNNNNNNNNNNNNNNNNNNNNNNNNNNNNNNNNNNNNNNNNNNNNNNNNNNNNNNNNNNNNNNNNNNNNNNNNNNNNNNNNNNNNNNNNNNNNNNNNNNNNNNNNNNNNNNNNNNNNNNNNNNNNNNNNNNNNNNNNNNNNNNNNNNNNNNNNNNNNNNNNNNNNNNNNNNNNNNNNNNNNNNNNNNNNNNNNNNNNNNNNNNNNNNNNNNNNNNNNNNNNNNNNNNNNNNNNNNNNNNNNNNNNNNNNNNNNNNNNNNNNNNNNNNNNNNNNNNNNNNNNNNNNNNNNNNNNNNNNNNNNNNNNNNNNNNNNNNNNNNNNNNNNNNNNNNNNNNNNNNNNNNNNNNNNNNNNNNNNNNNNNNNNNNNNNNNNNNNNNNNNNNNNNNNNNNNNNNNNNNNNNNNNNNNNNNNNNNNNNNNNNNNNNNNNNNNNNNNNNNNNNNNNNNNNNNNNNNNNNNNNNNNNNNNNNNNNNNNNNNNNNNNNNNNNNNNNNNNNNNNNNNNNNNNNNNNNNNNNNNNNNNNNNNNNNNNNNNNNNNNNNNNNNNNNNNNNNNNNNNNNNNNNNNNNNNNNNNNNNNNNNNNNNNNNNNNNNNNNNNNNNNNNNNNNNNNNNNNNNNNNNNNNNNNNNNNNNNNNNNNNNNNNNNNNNNNNNNNNNNNNNNNNNNNNNNNNNNNNNNNNNNNNNNNNNNNNNNNNNNNNNNNNNNNNNNNNNNNNNNNNNNNNNNNNAGTTTcaaaaggttgaagcgaattaaAGGGTGTTCAtagtgggctgtgtttacattaatctctcATCATGAAAGCATAAAACagtgttttgggttgttgctacAGTAGGTGGTTACTAGAATGTTTTAGGCTGTTCTATGTGAATGCTAGCCTAGGTGGTTACTAGGgattgttctgggtggttgctagggtgttttgggttgttgctaggcGGTGACACACTGGCTGCATGATttaaggtatcattcatgtcAGTAGTGACGTGGCTCCAATTACACGATACTAAGGGTTACAGATGTAGTCAAATCACTAGCCCTGAGGAGGGGCAACAGTGATAGCCACGCTTGCCTTAGCTGActcagcaaaaaagaaagaatacaagGAAATAAATCCTATCGAGACTATTAacctgatctcacacacacacacacccacacttaACGATATCTCTATAAAGTAGGAAATGACCTGTTTGACCACGAACAGACACAGACAATCCTCTTACCAGCCGTACACCAAACCTTGTGTGCTGAACAgaattaaaacaagacaaacatatGACTGAGATCTCATTCTGGCTGCTTAGACAAGAAATGGTGTGTGAAAACAGAGATGGTAAAAGTGTGGTATTTATATGGCACTTACTGACCTATAGCTACCATACCTATAAAACAACAATGtattattatacacacatatacttataagtggtttaaaaaagttaatcaaagaaAGCATTTTGGCTTAAGGACAACTTTAATGAAAGGTTTtcatccacttcaaatgttgattagtgtgtatatacacatatatacatacttacatacatataaataaacatatatacacatatacatatatatacacaatatatacgcatatacataacacacatacacacatagcctacatacatatatatatatatatagtgcggGTCAAAATCTAACATTCACTAGCTTGAAATTTCACTTCAGTTTTCATTGTAGAAATGAAGCTTTCAACAGACTAAACTGAACAGACATcacttttgtcttttgttttcatGGTCTTTCCAGAAGCGTCGGAACATTGTAACGGGTCTATTCAACGACATATCGTTTATTTGCTTCGACAATAAACACCTGATGCCTGACAGACAACATCATGAGTTCGAGTCTCAGTTCAAATCGATCATCGCGTCGCCAGAGTCAGAACTGATCAATGAAAGGCGCGTAAATCTTTCACTCACCGATCGTTCAGCGGATATTCCGGTTATTATCGATCATCTCTCTGCTGTATCAGAAGATCAGAGCAGCTCCGTATCGAtcagtgtttctgtgtctgtGAGCAGTAGCTGTTACTGTACACCTGTTA harbors:
- the LOC109072504 gene encoding pygopus homolog 1-like is translated as MALFLAFRSENKSLSQQAPSFSPLSEYAPPPNPSAHHLIASNPFDDDYSSPSLKPLPHANPYIGHPHWFSGYGPPRMPPRMPSPYGAPYQMRNQPHPLSQNHMGSNRTPGFNYSENPNCGQPLSSSSNNVMHFRPRPGEHANLHNLNQRASPGGPDFGPEGNPSPQITPNNTKTT